A window of Malania oleifera isolate guangnan ecotype guangnan chromosome 5, ASM2987363v1, whole genome shotgun sequence contains these coding sequences:
- the LOC131155551 gene encoding ATP-dependent Clp protease proteolytic subunit 6, chloroplastic, producing the protein MVSSVFSASPSFSIAFRTRASSVPLFPHRSSTKSVVSALGDPYNVASRTGLSRRNCRLPLKLEEQDRHARNLSYGTIEAKGANPPIMPAVITPGGPLDLSSVLFRNRIIFIGQPINSQVAQRVISQLVTLATIDENADILVYLNCPGGSTYSVLAIYDCMSWIKPKVGTICFGVAASQGALLLAGGEKGMRYAMPNARIMIHQPQSGCGGHVEDVKRQVNEAVQSRHKIDKMYAAFTGQPVEKVQQYTERDRFLSVSEAIEFGLIDGALETEY; encoded by the exons ATGGTATCATCAGTTTTCTCAGCGTCCCCGAGTTTCTCTATCGCTTTTCGTACCAGAGCATCTTCCGTTCCATTGTTTCCTCACag AAGTTCAACCAAGTCAGTAGTTTCCGCCTTGGGAGATCCATACAATGTTGCTTCTAGAACTG GATTATCCAGAAGAAATTGCAGGTTACCATTAAAGCTTGAGGAGCAGGATCGCCATGCTAGAAATTTGAG CTATGGTACAATAGAAGCCAAAGGAGCGAATCCTCCAATTATGCCAGCTGTTATAACGCCTGGAGGGCCTTTGGATCTTTCATCTGTGTTATTCAGGAATCGCATAATCTTTATTGGGCAACCAATCAACTCACAAGTGGCTCAGCGGGTTATATCACAGCTTGTAACTCTGGCAACCATTGATGAAAATGCAGATATTCTG GTTTATCTGAATTGCCCTGGAGGAAGCACCTATTCTGTGTTGGCAATTTATGATTGCATGTCTTGG ATAAAGCCTAAGGTTGGCACCATATGTTTTGGAGTAGCTGCAAGTCAAGGAGCACTTCTTCTTGCTGGTGGTGAAAAGGGAATGCGTTATGCAATGCCAAATGCGCGTATTATGATACATCAACCACAGAGTGGATGTGGG GGCCATGTGGAAGATGTGAAGCGCCAGGTGAATGAAGCAGTTCAATCTCGGCAT AAAATTGACAAAATGTATGCTGCTTTTACTGGCCAACCTGTGGAGAAAGTGCAACAATACACAGAAAGGGACCGCTTCCTGTCTGTTTCTGAG GCTATTGAATTTGGTCTCATAGATGGAGCGTTGGAAACAGAATACTGA